From a single Ciconia boyciana chromosome 11, ASM3463844v1, whole genome shotgun sequence genomic region:
- the LSMEM2 gene encoding leucine-rich single-pass membrane protein 2 isoform X1, producing the protein MPREAGEDSMGRAEGAAPAEPGDPDGGEPGAISLRPVESISDLHWASGGQKGAGGDGPASPRSPRQPPPRPAAPAPLLPTLRPASAASPCPCLGPGHPLLLALLGLLALASLVLATLAIYLSGTWHRAGRGAGGPRVGGLGGGGQAARPQRVPVLSPQSCRASRCGRWPSGCRARRTLCTSCGQPAGSSGLASTPVPSPAGTAELLPAPPRAPGHRGKGHRRAGGESGQPYPRPIPLRPDSVAPRGAGGGGGNAGPHARL; encoded by the exons atgcccagggaggctggagaag ACAGCATGGGAAGGGCCGAAGGTGCCGCTCCGGCAGAGCCCGGGGACCCCGACGGCGGCGAGCCCGGAGCCATCAGCCTGCGCCCCGTGGAGTCCATCAGCGACCTGCACTGGGCCTCGGGCGGGCAGAAGGGTGCCGGGG GCGACGGCCCGGCCTCCCCCCGCAGCCCGCGCCAgccgccgcctcgccccgcggcccccgcaCCGCTCCTGCCCACCCTGCGCCCCGCCTCTGccgccagcccctgcccctgcctcggccccggccaccccctgctgctggccctgctggggcTCCTGGCGCTGGCGAGCCTGGTCCTGGCCACGCTGGCCATCTACCTGAGTGGTACGTGGCAtcgggcggggcggggggccggggggccgagggtgggggggcttgggggggggggccagGCCGCCCGTCCCCAGCGTGTCCCCGTCCTCTCCCCGCAGTCCTGCAGAGCCAGTCGGTGCGGGCGTTGGCCCAgtggctgcagagccaggaggacGCTGTGCACCAGCTGCGGGCAGCCAGCGGGCAGCTCTGGGCTCGCCTCAACGCCAGTGCCGAGCCCGGCGGGCACCGCTGAgctgctcccggccccgccACGGGCACCGGGCCACCGCGGGAAGGGGCACcgaagggcaggaggggagagcggGCAGCCCTACCCCCGCCCCATCCCGCTCAGACCTGACAGCGTCGCCCCACGGGGCGCAGGGGGTGGCGGGGGCAATGCTGGCCCCCACGCCAGGCTGTGA
- the NAA80 gene encoding N-alpha-acetyltransferase 80 isoform X2 — protein MGSVSEELSLVPLHQRPELLEACAKLLGEEWGKSRASRLHTLQRSSDAFPACLLLLRSRGPTEAPAARESPCQLVGHVRLSRVAGRPRDLFVESVVVARALRGQGYGRQLMEATERWARARGFRCLHLTTHDKQHFYAHLGFVLGEPVQSVAFLSPAIPAEVLRLFSAPPGAALPPATRPRLPSAPSPPLPPPTAPPPPPPPTVVWARGVLAESSGQSLLETPHRDAKGLPIFWMKKDI, from the coding sequence ATGGGCTCTGTGTCGGAGGAGCTCAGCCTGGTCCCCCTGCACCAGAGGCCGGAGCTGCTGGAGGCCTGCGCCAAGCTGCTGGGCGAGGAGTGGGGGAAGAGCCGGGCGTCGCGGCTCCACACGCTCCAGCGTTCCTCAGACGCCTTCCccgcctgcctgctgctgctgcggagCCGGGGCCCCACCgaggcccccgccgcccgggagAGTCCCTGCCAGCTCGTGGGCCACGTCCGGCTCTCACGTGTGGCCGGCCGGCCCCGCGACCTCTTCGTGGAGAGCGTGGTGGTGGCCCGGGCGCTGCGGGGTCAGGGCTATGGGCGGCAGCTGATGGAGGCCACCGAGCGGtgggcccgggcccggggctTCCGCTGCCTGCACCTCACCACCCACGACAAGCAGCATTTCTACGCCCACCTGGGCTTCGTCCTGGGCGAGCCGGTGCAGAGCGTGGCCTTCCTCAGCCCCGCCATACCCGCCGAGGTGCTGCGGCTCTTCTCCGCCCCTCCTGGCGctgccctcccccccgccaCCAGGCCAAGGCTGCCCTCTGCCCCCTcgcctcccctcccgccccccaccgcccccccgccgccccccccgccaaCCGTGGTCTGGGCAAGGGGAGTCCTGGCCGAGAGCAGCGGGCAGAGCCTCCTGGAGACTCCCCACCGCGATGCCAAAGGGCTGCCCATCTTCTGGATGAAGAAGGACATCTGA
- the LSMEM2 gene encoding leucine-rich single-pass membrane protein 2 isoform X2 — protein MPREAGEDSMGRAEGAAPAEPGDPDGGEPGAISLRPVESISDLHWASGGQKGAGGDGPASPRSPRQPPPRPAAPAPLLPTLRPASAASPCPCLGPGHPLLLALLGLLALASLVLATLAIYLSACPRPLPAVLQSQSVRALAQWLQSQEDAVHQLRAASGQLWARLNASAEPGGHR, from the exons atgcccagggaggctggagaag ACAGCATGGGAAGGGCCGAAGGTGCCGCTCCGGCAGAGCCCGGGGACCCCGACGGCGGCGAGCCCGGAGCCATCAGCCTGCGCCCCGTGGAGTCCATCAGCGACCTGCACTGGGCCTCGGGCGGGCAGAAGGGTGCCGGGG GCGACGGCCCGGCCTCCCCCCGCAGCCCGCGCCAgccgccgcctcgccccgcggcccccgcaCCGCTCCTGCCCACCCTGCGCCCCGCCTCTGccgccagcccctgcccctgcctcggccccggccaccccctgctgctggccctgctggggcTCCTGGCGCTGGCGAGCCTGGTCCTGGCCACGCTGGCCATCTACCTGAGTG CGTGTCCCCGTCCTCTCCCCGCAGTCCTGCAGAGCCAGTCGGTGCGGGCGTTGGCCCAgtggctgcagagccaggaggacGCTGTGCACCAGCTGCGGGCAGCCAGCGGGCAGCTCTGGGCTCGCCTCAACGCCAGTGCCGAGCCCGGCGGGCACCGCTGA
- the HYAL3 gene encoding hyaluronidase-3 isoform X1 has product MAEVPAAPCRLTPAALLSLQGAGPAGSRRHRMVPVLVLWACLALGTAGGESPAPEPLVGDQPFAVVWNVPTGRCQRRFGVGLPLGDYGIVENKDGHFAGQNITIFYKNKFGLYPYLSRQGIPHNGGIPQQVPLGAHLARAARDIRLLLRPAFRGLAVVDWEEWRPLWAQNWGAKRIYRAASEQWVWDRRGHLPARQQLRLARREFEQAAQALMEETLLLGRTLRPGGLWGFYRFPDCLNGNWAKEANYTGRCQPAEVQRNNRLGWLWAASAALYPSIYLPPALPPALRRRYVHHRLREALRVAAFGAHGLLPVVAYSRLSFRRSPRFLEPADLVHTIGESAALGAAGLVLWGDMSYARSAESCASLRHYLVSTLGPYVANVTAAARECSYVQCHGHGRCVRWQPHDLSSLLHLGPGASPLASFRCHCYHGWAGEDCARRVQPGAATSCLALTHTHGLDGHNDLPPPDTCLPRGTWGW; this is encoded by the exons atgGCCGAGGTGCCCGCTGCGCCCTGCCGCCTCACCCCCGCCgctctcctttccctgcagggtgccggccccgcgggcagcCGGCGACACAGGATGGTGCcggtgctggtgctgtgggcctgcctggcactgggcacagctggcGGGGAGAGCCCGGCACCGGAGCCCCTGGTGGGCGACCAGCCCTTCGCCGTGGTGTGGAACGTCCCCACCGGCCGCTGCCAGCGCCGCTTCGGTGTGGGGCTGCCCCTCGGCGACTACGGCATCGTGGAGAACAAGGATGGCCACTTTGCCGGCCAGAACATCACCATCTTCTACAAGAACAAGTTTGGGCTGTACCCCTACCTGTCACGGCAGGGCATCCCCCACAACGGGGGCATCCCCCAGCAGGTCCCCCTTGGCGCCCACCTCGCCAGGGCAGCCAGGGACATCCGCCTCCTCCTGCGCCCCGCTTTCCGCGGCCTGGCCGTGGTGGACTGGGAGGAGTGGAGGCCCCTCTGGGCCCAAAACTGGGGGGCCAAGCGGATCTACCGGGCAGCCTCGGAACAGTGGGTGTGGGACCGGCGTGGCCACCTGCCAGCGCGGCAGCAGCTCCGGCTGGCCCGGCGGGAGTTTGAGCAGGCGGCGCAGGCTCTGATGGAGGAGACGCTTCTGCTGGGCCGGACCCTGCGCCCAGGGGGGCTCTGGGGTTTCTACCGTTTCCCCGACTGCCTCAACGGCAACTGGGCCAAAGAGGCCAACTACACCGGGCGGTGCCAGCCAGCAGAGGTGCAGCGCAACAACCGGCTGGGCTGGCTCTGGGCCGCCTCAGCCGCCCTCTACCCCAGCATCTACCTGCCaccggcgctgccgcccgccctgCGCCGCCGCTACGTGCACCACCGGCTGCGCGAGGCCCTGCGCGTGGCTGCCTTTGGGGCCCACGGCCTCCTGCCCGTGGTCGCCTACTCCCGCCTCTCCTTCCGCCGCTCACCCCGATTCCTGGAGCCG GCTGACCTGGTGCACACCATCGGGGAGAGCGCAGCGCTGGGTGCAGCCGGACTCGTGCTCTGGGGAGACATGTCGTACGCCCGCTCGGCT GAGAGCTGTGCCAGCCTGCGCCACTACCTCGTGTCCACCCTGGGTCCCTACGTCGCCAACGTGACGGCAGCAGCCCGGGAGTGCAGCTACGTGCAGTGCCACGGGCACGGGCGCTGCGTGCGTTGGCAGCCCCACGACCTGAGCAGCCTCCTGCACCTTGGCCCTGGTGCCAGCCCGCTGGCCTCTTTCCGCTGCCACTGCTACCACGGCTGGGCCGGTGAGGACTGTGCCCGGCGGGTCCAGCCCGGCGCTGCCACCTCCTGCCTGGCACTCACACACACTCATGGCCTCGATGGGCACAACGACCTCCCGCCCCCTGACACCTGCCTGCCACGGGGCACATGGGGCTGGTGA
- the NAA80 gene encoding N-alpha-acetyltransferase 80 isoform X1, whose product MAGACSAPWRCSPLSPARDTCVMSWPVSGRCPGGRSWRQGWRGVKASPVPPAPASPLAWRCQTCPRVSWHGRLELAPHATSLPRCCHSTSDPPLTPTNPSSRAAGTHTRTGAGLGDTHVVCPLPPLSCGLLGLPSVRRMGSVSEELSLVPLHQRPELLEACAKLLGEEWGKSRASRLHTLQRSSDAFPACLLLLRSRGPTEAPAARESPCQLVGHVRLSRVAGRPRDLFVESVVVARALRGQGYGRQLMEATERWARARGFRCLHLTTHDKQHFYAHLGFVLGEPVQSVAFLSPAIPAEVLRLFSAPPGAALPPATRPRLPSAPSPPLPPPTAPPPPPPPTVVWARGVLAESSGQSLLETPHRDAKGLPIFWMKKDI is encoded by the coding sequence ATGGCTGGGGCCTGCTCAGCTCCGTGGCGCTGCAGCCCTCTGTCGCCGGCCAGGGACACGTGTGTGATGAGCTGGCCAGTCTCAGGCAGGTGCCCAGGTGGCAGGAGCTGGcggcagggctggagaggggtCAAGGCCAGCCCTgtgcctcctgcccctgcctctcCGCTGGCTTGGCGGTGCCAGACCTGCCCACGGGTCTCATGGCACGGGCGCCTGGAGCTTGCACCACACGCCACTTCCCTGCCACGGTGCTGTCATTCAACCTCAGACCCGCCGCTAACCCCCACGAACCCATCCAGCCGTGCTGCTGGAACCCACACCCGCActggggccgggctgggggacACACATGTGGTCTGTCCCCTGCCGCCTCTGAGCTGTGGCCTGCTTGGTCTCCCATCAGTGAGAAGAATGGGCTCTGTGTCGGAGGAGCTCAGCCTGGTCCCCCTGCACCAGAGGCCGGAGCTGCTGGAGGCCTGCGCCAAGCTGCTGGGCGAGGAGTGGGGGAAGAGCCGGGCGTCGCGGCTCCACACGCTCCAGCGTTCCTCAGACGCCTTCCccgcctgcctgctgctgctgcggagCCGGGGCCCCACCgaggcccccgccgcccgggagAGTCCCTGCCAGCTCGTGGGCCACGTCCGGCTCTCACGTGTGGCCGGCCGGCCCCGCGACCTCTTCGTGGAGAGCGTGGTGGTGGCCCGGGCGCTGCGGGGTCAGGGCTATGGGCGGCAGCTGATGGAGGCCACCGAGCGGtgggcccgggcccggggctTCCGCTGCCTGCACCTCACCACCCACGACAAGCAGCATTTCTACGCCCACCTGGGCTTCGTCCTGGGCGAGCCGGTGCAGAGCGTGGCCTTCCTCAGCCCCGCCATACCCGCCGAGGTGCTGCGGCTCTTCTCCGCCCCTCCTGGCGctgccctcccccccgccaCCAGGCCAAGGCTGCCCTCTGCCCCCTcgcctcccctcccgccccccaccgcccccccgccgccccccccgccaaCCGTGGTCTGGGCAAGGGGAGTCCTGGCCGAGAGCAGCGGGCAGAGCCTCCTGGAGACTCCCCACCGCGATGCCAAAGGGCTGCCCATCTTCTGGATGAAGAAGGACATCTGA
- the HYAL3 gene encoding hyaluronidase-3 isoform X2 codes for MAEVPAAPCRLTPAALLSLQGAGPAGSRRHRMVPVLVLWACLALGTAGGESPAPEPLVGDQPFAVVWNVPTGRCQRRFGVGLPLGDYGIVENKDGHFAGQNITIFYKNKFGLYPYLSRQGIPHNGGIPQQVPLGAHLARAARDIRLLLRPAFRGLAVVDWEEWRPLWAQNWGAKRIYRAASEQWVWDRRGHLPARQQLRLARREFEQAAQALMEETLLLGRTLRPGGLWGFYRFPDCLNGNWAKEANYTGRCQPAEVQRNNRLGWLWAASAALYPSIYLPPALPPALRRRYVHHRLREALRVAAFGAHGLLPVVAYSRLSFRRSPRFLEPPSHVSLPGRLTWCTPSGRAQRWVQPDSCSGETCRTPARLRAVPACATTSCPPWVPTSPT; via the exons atgGCCGAGGTGCCCGCTGCGCCCTGCCGCCTCACCCCCGCCgctctcctttccctgcagggtgccggccccgcgggcagcCGGCGACACAGGATGGTGCcggtgctggtgctgtgggcctgcctggcactgggcacagctggcGGGGAGAGCCCGGCACCGGAGCCCCTGGTGGGCGACCAGCCCTTCGCCGTGGTGTGGAACGTCCCCACCGGCCGCTGCCAGCGCCGCTTCGGTGTGGGGCTGCCCCTCGGCGACTACGGCATCGTGGAGAACAAGGATGGCCACTTTGCCGGCCAGAACATCACCATCTTCTACAAGAACAAGTTTGGGCTGTACCCCTACCTGTCACGGCAGGGCATCCCCCACAACGGGGGCATCCCCCAGCAGGTCCCCCTTGGCGCCCACCTCGCCAGGGCAGCCAGGGACATCCGCCTCCTCCTGCGCCCCGCTTTCCGCGGCCTGGCCGTGGTGGACTGGGAGGAGTGGAGGCCCCTCTGGGCCCAAAACTGGGGGGCCAAGCGGATCTACCGGGCAGCCTCGGAACAGTGGGTGTGGGACCGGCGTGGCCACCTGCCAGCGCGGCAGCAGCTCCGGCTGGCCCGGCGGGAGTTTGAGCAGGCGGCGCAGGCTCTGATGGAGGAGACGCTTCTGCTGGGCCGGACCCTGCGCCCAGGGGGGCTCTGGGGTTTCTACCGTTTCCCCGACTGCCTCAACGGCAACTGGGCCAAAGAGGCCAACTACACCGGGCGGTGCCAGCCAGCAGAGGTGCAGCGCAACAACCGGCTGGGCTGGCTCTGGGCCGCCTCAGCCGCCCTCTACCCCAGCATCTACCTGCCaccggcgctgccgcccgccctgCGCCGCCGCTACGTGCACCACCGGCTGCGCGAGGCCCTGCGCGTGGCTGCCTTTGGGGCCCACGGCCTCCTGCCCGTGGTCGCCTACTCCCGCCTCTCCTTCCGCCGCTCACCCCGATTCCTGGAGCCG cccagtcACGTCTCTCTCCCTGGCAGGCTGACCTGGTGCACACCATCGGGGAGAGCGCAGCGCTGGGTGCAGCCGGACTCGTGCTCTGGGGAGACATGTCGTACGCCCGCTCGGCT GAGAGCTGTGCCAGCCTGCGCCACTACCTCGTGTCCACCCTGGGTCCCTACGTCGCCAACGTGA